Proteins from one Candidatus Acidiferrales bacterium genomic window:
- a CDS encoding cell division protein FtsL has translation MTEIYYVKAIDNSRLVRAVDPARRRECGQLLLLASVVLLGALFYSWQHFQCIQLGYQIEGLKEQREQAMELNRQLRLEAASLRDPMRIDAIAGSELGLVVPSPPQRMRVAPGATAEPVIARAGHPAAARATPIPSTD, from the coding sequence ATGACTGAAATTTACTACGTGAAGGCAATAGATAACTCGCGTCTGGTGCGAGCGGTCGATCCGGCTCGACGGCGGGAGTGCGGGCAATTGCTGCTGCTTGCGTCGGTCGTCCTGCTGGGGGCGCTGTTCTACTCCTGGCAGCATTTCCAGTGCATCCAGTTGGGCTACCAGATTGAAGGACTCAAGGAGCAGCGCGAGCAGGCGATGGAGCTGAACCGTCAACTCCGCCTGGAAGCCGCTTCTCTCCGCGACCCAATGCGGATCGACGCCATTGCCGGTTCTGAGCTGGGCTTGGTGGTGCCCAGCCCACCTCAACGGATGCGCGTGGCTCCCGGCGCAACGGCTGAGCCTGTCATCGCTCGTGCAGGACACCCGGCAGCGGCCAGAGCCACACCCATCCCAAGCACCGACTAG
- the mraW gene encoding 16S rRNA (cytosine(1402)-N(4))-methyltransferase produces the protein RPPATISRFGRWVILSYHSLEDRLVKTHFRRHQAQGVLRVLTKKVVRPTPEEIRQNPRARSARLRAAEILNRAAVVQ, from the coding sequence GGCGGCCCCCCGCCACGATCTCTCGGTTCGGGCGTTGGGTCATTCTCTCCTATCACTCCCTTGAGGATCGCTTGGTCAAGACCCACTTTCGGCGGCACCAGGCACAGGGTGTGTTGCGCGTGCTGACCAAGAAAGTGGTCAGGCCCACGCCCGAAGAAATTCGGCAGAACCCGCGGGCGCGCTCGGCGCGCCTGCGGGCAGCAGAGATCTTGAACCGTGCGGCGGTCGTGCAATGA